Proteins encoded within one genomic window of Pseudomonas cannabina:
- a CDS encoding ABC transporter ATP-binding protein/permease: MNRNAEYSVVNDTVKGAFFPRVWKLIAPYWRSEEKKSAWALLIAVIALSLFSVQISVLFNSWYRDFYNSLQNKDLAAFTHLILYFSGIAAIAILAAVYRLYLNQMLTIRWRRWLTEQHFARWLEHKNYYHLEQGGYTDNPDQRLSEDLNEFTTSTLSLGLGLMSAVVSLVSFSVILWGVSGSIELFGITVNGYMFWAAMLYALVGSLLTHWIGKRLIPLNNQQERYEADLRFALVRVRENAESIALSEGEKNENQRLSGRFTMIWNNFRTSMKVQKRLTFFTSGYAQIALIFPFIVAAPRYFAGKIELGDLMQINSACGNVQENFSWFISAYSTLASWRATSDRLLSFRQAMTDLEAQQPAIKTVSGADALVLRDLGLSIGEGRQLLNDANLRIGAGERVMLSGPSGSGKSSLLRALGGLWTEGAGTIQLPAGPALFLPQRPYLPIGTLREAMSYPQPADHYPAERFADVLMQCRLEHLVPRLDESNHWQRFLSPGEQQRVAFARALLIAPRWLYLDEATSAMDEEDETAMHRAIIDGLPGIGLLSVGHRSSLKRFHGRHVRVEGRTLIEQSASEPV; the protein is encoded by the coding sequence ATGAATCGCAATGCTGAATATTCGGTCGTCAACGATACGGTAAAAGGGGCCTTTTTCCCCCGTGTCTGGAAGCTGATAGCGCCGTATTGGCGCAGTGAGGAAAAGAAGTCTGCCTGGGCTTTGCTGATCGCAGTGATCGCCTTGTCACTGTTCAGTGTGCAGATATCAGTCCTGTTCAACAGTTGGTATCGGGACTTCTACAATTCGCTGCAGAACAAGGATCTGGCGGCGTTCACTCACCTGATCCTGTACTTCAGCGGGATTGCCGCCATCGCTATCCTGGCCGCCGTCTACCGCCTGTACCTGAACCAGATGCTGACCATTCGCTGGCGTCGCTGGCTGACCGAGCAGCACTTCGCCCGCTGGCTCGAGCACAAGAATTACTACCATCTGGAGCAGGGCGGTTACACCGATAACCCCGACCAGCGCCTGTCCGAAGACCTCAATGAATTCACCACCAGCACCCTCAGCCTCGGGTTGGGGTTGATGAGCGCCGTGGTCAGCCTGGTTTCATTTTCGGTCATTCTCTGGGGCGTATCGGGCAGCATCGAGCTGTTTGGCATCACTGTTAACGGTTATATGTTCTGGGCGGCCATGCTCTATGCGTTGGTGGGCAGCTTGCTGACGCACTGGATCGGCAAGCGCCTGATCCCGTTGAACAATCAACAGGAACGCTACGAGGCAGACCTGCGTTTTGCTCTGGTGCGCGTGCGGGAAAACGCCGAAAGCATTGCTTTGTCCGAGGGCGAAAAGAATGAAAATCAACGTCTGAGCGGGCGCTTCACGATGATCTGGAATAACTTCCGGACCTCCATGAAAGTCCAGAAGCGCCTGACCTTCTTCACGTCCGGCTATGCGCAGATCGCGCTGATCTTTCCTTTCATTGTCGCCGCGCCCCGGTATTTCGCAGGCAAGATCGAGCTGGGCGATCTGATGCAGATCAACTCGGCGTGCGGCAACGTGCAGGAGAACTTCAGCTGGTTCATCAGCGCCTACAGCACGTTGGCGTCATGGCGTGCCACGTCGGATCGTCTGCTGAGTTTCCGCCAGGCCATGACCGATCTCGAGGCGCAACAGCCGGCCATCAAGACGGTTTCCGGTGCGGATGCGCTGGTTCTTCGTGATCTTGGGCTGAGCATCGGCGAGGGGCGACAGTTGTTGAACGATGCCAACCTGCGCATCGGCGCAGGCGAGCGGGTCATGCTCAGTGGTCCGTCGGGCAGTGGCAAAAGCTCTTTGCTCAGGGCGCTGGGCGGCTTGTGGACAGAAGGCGCAGGTACGATTCAACTACCGGCTGGTCCTGCACTGTTTCTGCCGCAACGGCCTTATCTGCCTATCGGCACCCTGCGCGAAGCGATGAGTTATCCACAGCCTGCCGATCACTATCCGGCCGAGCGTTTTGCCGACGTGCTGATGCAGTGCCGTCTTGAGCATCTGGTGCCGCGTCTGGATGAAAGCAATCACTGGCAACGCTTTTTGTCGCCCGGTGAGCAGCAGCGCGTAGCATTTGCCCGCGCGCTGCTGATTGCACCGCGCTGGCTGTATCTGGATGAGGCGACTTCGGCCATGGATGAAGAGGACGAGACGGCGATGCATCGTGCAATCATCGACGGCCTGCCCGGGATCGGCCTGCTCAGTGTCGGGCATCGCAGCAGCCTGAAGCGTTTTCATGGTCGGCATGTACGCGTTGAGGGGCGCACCTTGATCGAACAATCGGCTTCCGAGCCTGTTTGA
- a CDS encoding FadR/GntR family transcriptional regulator, whose protein sequence is MENQSALPRARRKHRSLAQELVTELSERIRSGQLKRGDKLPTESAIMEEQGVSRTVVREAISRLQASGLVETRHGIGTFVLDTPSPSGFRIDPATIVTLRDVLAILELRISLEVESAGLAAQRRSDEQLAAMRAALDALNESAAHATDAVASDFQFHLQIALSTGNRYFTDIMTHLGTSIIPRTRLNSARLAHDDQQHYMDRLSREHEEIFDAIARQDSDAARAAMRLHLTNSRERLRHAHEEAESQRA, encoded by the coding sequence ATGGAAAATCAAAGCGCTCTGCCTCGTGCCCGCAGAAAACACCGCAGCCTCGCGCAGGAGCTGGTGACCGAGCTGTCCGAGCGTATTCGCAGTGGCCAGCTCAAGCGCGGCGATAAACTGCCCACTGAATCCGCGATCATGGAAGAGCAGGGCGTCAGCCGGACGGTGGTGCGCGAGGCGATCTCGCGTCTGCAAGCGTCCGGTCTGGTCGAGACCCGGCACGGCATCGGCACCTTCGTTCTGGACACGCCGAGCCCTAGTGGCTTTCGCATCGATCCGGCGACCATCGTCACCCTGCGTGATGTGCTGGCGATTCTGGAGCTGCGCATCAGTCTGGAAGTGGAGTCGGCAGGGCTTGCCGCTCAACGTCGCAGCGATGAGCAACTGGCAGCCATGCGCGCCGCGCTGGACGCGCTCAATGAAAGCGCCGCCCACGCGACCGATGCGGTGGCCTCGGACTTCCAGTTTCACCTGCAAATCGCGCTGTCGACCGGTAACCGCTATTTCACGGACATCATGACCCACTTGGGGACCAGCATCATTCCGCGCACGCGCTTGAATTCTGCGCGTCTGGCCCATGATGATCAGCAGCATTACATGGACCGGCTGAGCCGTGAGCACGAAGAAATCTTCGACGCCATCGCCCGCCAGGACTCCGACGCCGCCCGCGCCGCCATGCGCCTGCACCTGACCAATAGCCGCGAACGCCTGCGCCACGCCCACGAAGAAGCCGAATCGCAGCGGGCGTGA
- the kdgD gene encoding 5-dehydro-4-deoxyglucarate dehydratase produces MNPQELKSILSSGLLSFPVTDFNAQGDFHRAGYIKRLEWLAPYGASALFAAGGTGEFFSLAASEYSEIIKTAVDTCATSVPILAGVGGATRQAIEYAQEAERLGAKGLLLLPHYLTEASQDGVAAHVEAVCKSVKIGVVVYNRNVCRLTPTLLEQLAERCPNLIGYKDGLGDIELMVSIRRRLGDRFSYLGGLPTAEVYAAAYKALGVPVYSSAVFNFVPKLAMDFYHAIARDDHEAVGKYIDDFFLPYLEIRNRKAGYAVSIVKAGAKIAGYDAGPVRAPLTDLTPDECDMLAALMDKQGKQ; encoded by the coding sequence ATGAATCCACAAGAACTGAAGTCCATCCTCTCTTCCGGTCTGCTGTCCTTCCCGGTTACCGATTTCAACGCACAGGGCGATTTTCATCGCGCTGGCTATATCAAACGCCTTGAGTGGCTGGCGCCTTACGGTGCAAGCGCTCTGTTCGCTGCGGGCGGTACAGGTGAGTTCTTCTCCCTGGCGGCCAGCGAATACTCCGAAATCATCAAGACTGCCGTCGACACCTGCGCCACCAGCGTGCCAATCCTCGCCGGTGTAGGCGGTGCCACCCGCCAGGCCATCGAATACGCTCAGGAAGCCGAGCGTCTGGGCGCCAAAGGCTTGCTGCTGCTGCCGCACTACCTGACCGAAGCCAGCCAGGACGGTGTTGCCGCGCACGTTGAAGCGGTCTGCAAATCGGTCAAGATTGGTGTGGTGGTCTACAACCGCAACGTCTGCCGCCTGACCCCGACCCTGCTGGAGCAACTGGCCGAGCGCTGCCCGAACCTGATCGGCTACAAGGATGGTCTGGGTGATATCGAACTGATGGTGTCGATCCGTCGCCGTCTGGGTGATCGCTTCTCTTATCTGGGCGGTCTGCCTACCGCCGAAGTCTACGCTGCGGCCTACAAAGCGCTGGGCGTGCCGGTCTACTCGTCGGCGGTGTTCAACTTCGTACCGAAACTGGCGATGGACTTCTACCACGCCATTGCCCGCGACGATCACGAGGCCGTCGGCAAGTACATCGACGATTTCTTCCTGCCTTACCTGGAAATCCGCAACCGCAAAGCCGGTTATGCCGTGAGCATCGTCAAGGCGGGCGCGAAGATCGCCGGCTACGACGCAGGCCCGGTCCGCGCGCCATTGACCGACCTGACACCGGACGAGTGCGACATGCTCGCCGCTCTGATGGACAAGCAAGGCAAGCAATAA
- a CDS encoding MFS transporter, protein MQKSKPTHVRYLILLMLFLVTTINYADRATIAIAGSSIQKDLGITPVTLGYIFSAFGWAYVAGQIPGGWLLDRFGSKKVYAMSIFTWSLFTLLQGYVGEFGISTAIVALFMLRFLVGLAEAPSFPGNARIVAAWFPTAERGTASAIFNSAQYFATVLFAPLMGWIVYTYGWQHVFVVMGAVGIVFSMIWMKVIYGPRNHPMINEAEFEHISSNGALVDLDQDKGKGAPKAASSGPKWDYIRQLLTNRMMLGIYLSQYCINGITYFFLTWFPVYLVQERGMTILKAGMIASLPAICGFIGGVLGGIISDYLLRKGHSLTFARKAPIIGGLLLSTSIVTCNYVDVEWVVVGFMALAFFGKGVGALGWAVMSDVSPKQIAGLSGGLFNTFGNVASITTPIVIGYIISSTGSFKWALVFVGANALVAVISYIFIVGEIKRVELKEPPAKGPLLNDPVSDLSEAKS, encoded by the coding sequence ATGCAAAAGTCCAAGCCGACGCACGTCCGCTATTTGATTCTGTTGATGCTGTTTCTCGTCACCACGATCAACTATGCCGACCGTGCCACCATCGCAATCGCGGGTTCTAGCATCCAGAAAGACCTCGGCATCACGCCGGTCACGCTGGGCTATATCTTTTCTGCATTCGGCTGGGCCTACGTGGCCGGTCAGATCCCTGGTGGCTGGCTGCTCGACCGGTTCGGGTCGAAGAAAGTCTATGCCATGAGCATCTTCACCTGGTCGCTGTTCACCCTGCTGCAAGGCTACGTCGGTGAATTCGGCATTTCCACGGCGATCGTCGCGCTGTTCATGTTGCGCTTTCTCGTCGGGCTGGCCGAAGCGCCATCCTTCCCGGGTAACGCGCGCATCGTGGCGGCCTGGTTCCCGACCGCCGAGCGCGGCACGGCTTCGGCGATCTTCAACTCGGCGCAATACTTCGCCACCGTGCTGTTCGCTCCGTTGATGGGCTGGATCGTTTACACCTACGGCTGGCAGCATGTGTTCGTGGTCATGGGCGCGGTCGGGATCGTGTTCTCGATGATCTGGATGAAAGTCATTTACGGTCCGCGCAATCACCCGATGATCAACGAGGCCGAGTTCGAACACATCTCCAGCAATGGGGCGCTGGTCGATCTGGATCAGGACAAAGGCAAAGGCGCGCCCAAAGCAGCCAGCAGCGGGCCGAAGTGGGACTACATTCGCCAGTTGCTGACCAACCGCATGATGCTGGGCATCTACCTCAGCCAGTACTGCATCAACGGTATTACCTATTTCTTCCTGACCTGGTTCCCGGTGTACCTGGTTCAGGAGCGCGGCATGACCATCCTCAAGGCGGGCATGATCGCGTCGTTGCCGGCCATCTGCGGCTTCATTGGCGGGGTTCTGGGCGGGATCATTTCCGATTACCTGCTGCGCAAAGGGCACTCGCTGACCTTCGCCCGCAAGGCGCCGATCATCGGTGGCTTGCTGCTGTCGACTTCGATCGTGACCTGCAACTATGTGGACGTGGAATGGGTGGTCGTCGGCTTCATGGCGCTGGCATTCTTCGGTAAAGGCGTGGGCGCGCTGGGCTGGGCGGTGATGTCCGACGTTTCGCCCAAACAGATCGCCGGCTTGAGTGGCGGCCTGTTCAACACCTTCGGTAACGTTGCATCGATCACCACCCCGATTGTGATTGGCTACATCATCAGCAGCACCGGTTCGTTCAAGTGGGCACTGGTGTTCGTCGGCGCCAACGCGCTGGTGGCGGTGATCAGTTACATTTTCATCGTGGGTGAAATCAAGCGTGTGGAATTGAAAGAGCCGCCTGCCAAGGGGCCATTGCTGAACGATCCAGTCAGCGACCTTTCCGAAGCAAAATCCTGA
- the garD gene encoding galactarate dehydratase — translation MNLIQHADSPRYIRLHPLDNVVVVVNDQGVPAGTEFDNGLVTVDNVPQSHKVSTVDLAVGEAIIRYGHTIGYALQPIPRGSWVREDQLRMPSAPALDSLPMSDAVPEKQAPLEGYTFEGYRNADGTVGTRNILGITTTVQCVTGVLDHAVKRIRDELLPKYPNVDDVAALTHSYGCGVAITATDAYIPIRTVRNLARNPNLGGEALVISLGCEKLQAGQVMHEGDSSVDLSDPWLYRLQDSSHGFNEMIEQIMELAETRLKKLDLRRRETVPASELILGMQCGGSDAFSGITANPALGYASDLLLRAGATVMFSEVTEVRDAIYLLTSRAQDQDVAQALVREMDWYDRYLAKGEADRSANTTPGNKKGGLSNIVEKSLGSIVKSGSSAINGVLGPGERVSGKGLIFCATPASDFVCGTLQLAAGMNLHVFTTGRGTPYGLAMAPVVKVSTRTELAQRWPDLIDIDAGRIATGRASIEDLGWELFHFYLDVASGKKKTWTEHYRLHNDITLFNPAPIT, via the coding sequence ATGAACCTGATTCAACATGCCGATTCTCCACGCTACATCCGGTTGCATCCGCTGGATAACGTCGTGGTCGTGGTCAACGACCAGGGCGTGCCGGCCGGGACCGAGTTCGACAACGGCCTGGTGACCGTCGATAACGTGCCGCAGAGCCACAAGGTCAGCACCGTGGATCTGGCGGTCGGCGAGGCGATTATTCGTTACGGCCATACCATTGGTTACGCGCTGCAACCGATCCCGCGCGGCAGTTGGGTCAGGGAAGATCAACTGCGCATGCCGTCTGCGCCTGCGCTCGACAGCCTGCCGATGTCCGACGCGGTGCCGGAGAAACAGGCGCCGCTTGAAGGCTATACCTTCGAAGGCTACCGCAATGCCGATGGCACGGTGGGTACCCGGAACATTCTGGGCATTACCACCACTGTGCAGTGCGTGACCGGCGTGCTGGATCATGCGGTCAAACGCATTCGTGACGAATTGTTGCCCAAGTACCCGAACGTTGACGACGTGGCGGCGCTGACCCACAGCTACGGCTGTGGTGTGGCGATCACTGCCACCGATGCCTACATCCCGATTCGCACCGTGCGCAATCTGGCGCGCAACCCGAATCTGGGCGGCGAAGCGCTGGTCATCAGTCTGGGCTGCGAGAAATTGCAGGCCGGGCAGGTCATGCACGAAGGCGACAGCTCGGTGGACCTGAGCGATCCCTGGTTGTACCGGCTTCAGGACTCCAGCCACGGCTTCAATGAAATGATCGAGCAGATCATGGAACTGGCCGAGACACGCCTGAAGAAACTAGATCTGCGCCGTCGCGAGACCGTTCCGGCCTCGGAGCTGATCCTTGGCATGCAATGCGGCGGCAGTGATGCGTTTTCCGGCATCACCGCCAACCCGGCGCTGGGCTATGCCTCGGACCTGCTGTTGCGTGCTGGCGCGACGGTGATGTTTTCCGAAGTGACTGAAGTGCGTGATGCTATTTATCTGCTGACCTCCCGTGCGCAGGACCAGGACGTCGCTCAGGCGCTGGTTCGCGAGATGGACTGGTACGATCGCTATCTGGCCAAAGGCGAGGCGGATCGCAGCGCCAACACCACGCCGGGTAACAAGAAGGGCGGGTTGTCGAACATTGTCGAAAAATCCCTGGGGTCGATCGTCAAATCCGGCAGCAGCGCGATCAATGGCGTGCTTGGCCCTGGTGAACGGGTCAGCGGCAAAGGCCTGATCTTCTGCGCCACGCCGGCCAGTGACTTTGTCTGCGGCACGCTGCAACTGGCCGCCGGGATGAACCTGCACGTATTCACCACCGGGCGCGGTACTCCGTATGGTCTGGCGATGGCTCCGGTGGTCAAGGTGTCGACCCGCACTGAACTGGCCCAGCGCTGGCCCGACCTGATCGATATCGACGCCGGCCGCATCGCCACCGGACGCGCCAGCATCGAGGATCTGGGCTGGGAGTTGTTCCACTTCTATCTGGACGTGGCCAGCGGCAAGAAAAAAACCTGGACCGAACACTACCGCCTGCACAACGACATCACCCTGTTCAACCCGGCACCGATTACCTGA
- a CDS encoding PLD nuclease N-terminal domain-containing protein, producing MGWISENHLWLFAALTALIVISDIWAVMRIRKSKTQSSNKLMWIIVVVAVPIAGVLALIVAGPRHVDTPAKPEQQSTKY from the coding sequence ATGGGTTGGATATCGGAAAATCATTTGTGGTTATTTGCAGCGCTGACCGCCCTGATCGTGATTTCGGACATCTGGGCAGTCATGCGTATTCGCAAAAGCAAGACACAGTCTAGCAACAAGCTGATGTGGATCATCGTCGTCGTCGCCGTGCCGATCGCTGGCGTACTCGCTCTTATCGTTGCAGGTCCGCGTCATGTGGACACCCCTGCCAAACCTGAGCAGCAAAGCACCAAGTACTGA
- a CDS encoding sulfite exporter TauE/SafE family protein, with protein MEAGNLGFVVAGLVVGFIVGMTGVGGGSLMTPILLWFGINPATAVGTDLLYAAITKSGGVLVHRKNDNIDWKVTGLLTLGSVPAVLMTLWFLSSLHTAPDALNAIIKQALGFVLLLTALAILFKKRLLAFAHGRGDGHSFFSGTSLTVLTVITGLILGTMVALTSIGAGALGTVALFILYPLLPTRRLVGTEIAHAVPLTLVAGLGHASMGNMNWELLGWLLMGSLPGIYLGSHMTGRVSDDLLRPCLAVMLGIIGFKLAF; from the coding sequence ATGGAAGCGGGTAATCTGGGGTTTGTCGTTGCAGGGCTGGTAGTCGGGTTTATCGTGGGTATGACGGGCGTCGGCGGCGGCTCGTTGATGACGCCGATCCTGCTGTGGTTTGGTATCAATCCAGCGACCGCCGTGGGTACGGACCTGTTGTATGCCGCGATTACCAAATCCGGCGGGGTGCTGGTTCACCGTAAAAACGACAATATCGACTGGAAGGTCACTGGCCTGCTGACCCTCGGCAGCGTTCCGGCCGTGCTCATGACGCTGTGGTTTCTGAGTTCGCTGCATACGGCACCTGATGCGCTGAACGCAATCATCAAACAGGCGCTGGGGTTTGTCCTGCTACTGACCGCACTGGCCATTCTGTTCAAGAAAAGGCTGCTGGCCTTCGCCCATGGCCGCGGCGACGGTCATTCCTTTTTCAGTGGCACCAGCCTGACGGTACTGACCGTTATCACCGGCCTGATCCTCGGCACCATGGTCGCACTGACGTCCATCGGAGCGGGCGCGCTTGGCACCGTGGCGCTGTTCATTCTTTATCCGCTGCTGCCCACCCGACGCCTGGTAGGCACAGAAATCGCGCATGCCGTCCCGCTGACGCTGGTCGCCGGTCTGGGCCACGCGAGCATGGGCAACATGAACTGGGAATTGCTGGGCTGGCTGTTGATGGGTTCGCTACCGGGCATCTACCTGGGCAGTCACATGACTGGCCGCGTGTCCGATGATCTGCTGCGCCCTTGTCTGGCAGTCATGCTGGGCATTATCGGCTTCAAACTGGCGTTCTGA